A DNA window from Candidatus Neomarinimicrobiota bacterium contains the following coding sequences:
- the mazG gene encoding nucleoside triphosphate pyrophosphohydrolase gives MTTDEIPSRPAPQLGDKFLKLLGVLDRLRAADGCPWDREQTPRSLIPYLLEETYEVIESIEAEDSPALKEELGDLLLHVLFQGAMAEEAGTFTLEESIVAITQKLVDRHPHVFGAARADGPWHAKQNWEAAKQRQKGRASRLDGVPATLPALTRAKRLQEKAAYVGFDWQTVEPVWAKVREELGELEDARKSADPRAQEEELGDVLFSLVNLGRFLKIDAEGALRGASAKFEYRFRRIERDLLAQGKKPEDASLDEMNAIWDRYRGEAAPR, from the coding sequence ATGACCACTGACGAGATTCCCAGCCGGCCTGCGCCACAGCTGGGTGACAAGTTCCTGAAATTGTTGGGAGTTCTGGACAGATTGAGGGCTGCGGACGGCTGCCCCTGGGATCGCGAGCAGACCCCGCGCAGCCTGATCCCCTATCTGCTGGAGGAGACCTACGAAGTCATTGAGAGCATTGAGGCCGAGGACAGCCCGGCGCTGAAGGAAGAGTTGGGCGATCTGCTGCTGCATGTGCTGTTTCAGGGTGCCATGGCTGAGGAAGCAGGAACCTTCACGCTCGAGGAGAGTATTGTCGCCATCACCCAGAAGCTGGTTGACCGTCACCCCCACGTCTTTGGGGCTGCCCGGGCGGACGGTCCCTGGCATGCCAAGCAGAACTGGGAGGCAGCCAAGCAGAGGCAAAAAGGACGTGCTTCCCGCCTGGATGGTGTGCCGGCTACGCTACCGGCCCTGACCCGCGCCAAGCGGCTTCAGGAAAAGGCCGCCTACGTGGGCTTCGACTGGCAGACGGTGGAGCCGGTGTGGGCGAAAGTACGAGAAGAGCTGGGTGAGCTGGAGGATGCCCGGAAGTCCGCCGACCCCCGTGCCCAGGAGGAGGAGCTGGGTGACGTGCTATTCAGCCTGGTGAACCTGGGTCGCTTTCTGAAAATCGATGCGGAAGGGGCGCTGCGGGGCGCTAGCGCGAAATTCGAGTACCGCTTTCGGCGCATCGAACGGGATCTGCTGGCTCAGGGCAAGAAGCCGGAGGACGCTTCACTGGATGAAATGAATGCGATTTGGGATCGCTACCGGGGCGAAGCTGCTCCCCGCTGA